From the Rhodobacteraceae bacterium M382 genome, one window contains:
- a CDS encoding arginase family protein, producing MADEHLKSMMENLYWWGIPTMFRCPNEGPEGKDIALVGVPHSTGNGTTERDQHLGPRALRNVSSVARRVHGEFQLNPWEAANIVDVGDVPFPRANDNEDCIEQITRFYTEIDAAGARPISVGGDHSITGGIVQAIGCGQITNGEPVCFLHFDAHTDVFTKVDHFLGARKSAAHWGAYLADQGKVDPTHSMQIGLRGHARTLDWLQPSYDYGYNVVTMKDFRKRGVENVVAQIQQVMAGRPVYITFDLDCLDPTIAPGVSNLEPGEKGFDIDEAVALLRAVRGMNIVGGDIVCMMPTKDSPNQITALTASAIMFEMISMVAENVAQEAQS from the coding sequence ATGGCTGACGAACATCTGAAATCCATGATGGAAAACCTGTACTGGTGGGGCATTCCCACCATGTTCCGTTGCCCGAACGAAGGACCCGAGGGCAAGGACATCGCCTTGGTCGGGGTGCCTCATTCTACGGGCAATGGCACGACTGAACGTGACCAGCATCTGGGACCCCGTGCGTTGCGAAATGTATCATCCGTTGCACGCAGGGTGCACGGTGAATTTCAGCTGAACCCATGGGAAGCGGCCAATATCGTCGATGTAGGGGATGTGCCATTCCCCCGCGCCAACGACAACGAAGACTGCATCGAGCAAATCACCCGCTTCTATACCGAAATTGACGCCGCCGGTGCACGTCCGATTTCGGTAGGCGGGGATCATTCGATCACTGGCGGCATCGTACAGGCCATCGGCTGTGGCCAGATCACCAACGGTGAGCCGGTTTGTTTTCTGCATTTCGACGCCCATACGGATGTGTTCACCAAAGTGGATCATTTTCTGGGTGCGCGGAAATCGGCGGCCCATTGGGGGGCCTATCTGGCCGATCAGGGCAAGGTCGACCCGACCCATTCGATGCAGATCGGCCTGCGGGGCCATGCCCGTACTTTGGACTGGCTGCAGCCGTCCTATGACTATGGTTATAATGTGGTGACCATGAAGGATTTTCGCAAACGCGGCGTCGAAAATGTGGTAGCCCAGATTCAACAGGTCATGGCGGGCCGCCCGGTCTATATCACCTTTGACCTCGACTGTCTTGATCCGACAATTGCCCCGGGTGTGTCCAACTTGGAGCCAGGCGAAAAAGGGTTCGACATTGACGAAGCTGTTGCCCTGTTGCGTGCAGTGCGTGGAATGAACATCGTGGGCGGCGATATCGTCTGTATGATGCCGACCAAGGACAGCCCGAACCAGATCACCGCGCTGACCGCTTCGGCGATCATGTTCGAGATGATTTCGATGGTGGCAGAAAACGTGGCGCAGGAGGCCCAGTCATGA
- a CDS encoding proline/glycine betaine ABC transporter permease: MKDSSMETGSHDVASFAKENAAYYEREFARIQGKTGFSWSWNWPAAVFGPIWGAARGVWGFFWIFLMVELFALVQIGRGLWGELGADQLARHERLLANIAKRESQAADLAAAGDAAGAEAKLKIANNLKGAADKALQAANDAASETVFILISGLVLLALVKLAEGFYANYAYEAQYLRWRATQNEQSGLKRSGVVFGLIGIMAIWPLTLIRFTVAKPDDMVANLTGGILGDRIPITEFPVGREYFAYLSKKGDAGFDWLANNFGDVFDGVTAAIRWVLDGLEVLLIQTPWPVVMFVTVVMALRLAGPRVAIFTAASLAYLAFMGLWELAMITVALIGAGAFLCVVIGIPLGIWFGKSKRAYAFAEPVLDFMQTMPAFVYLIPIIAFFGTGKPPGVLATLVFAMPPVIRLTALGMRGVPETTKEAAIAFGCSKRQLLFNVELPLALPSIMTGINQTILMSLSMVVIASLIGAEGLGALILEALQYAAKGQGLLGGLAILFCAMVIDRIAQGMYRRKVGGGS, encoded by the coding sequence ATGAAGGATTCATCCATGGAAACCGGGTCTCACGATGTTGCGAGCTTTGCCAAAGAGAACGCCGCCTACTATGAACGTGAATTCGCCCGCATCCAAGGCAAGACCGGTTTTTCCTGGTCGTGGAACTGGCCCGCGGCCGTTTTTGGCCCGATCTGGGGTGCCGCGCGCGGCGTTTGGGGATTTTTCTGGATCTTCCTGATGGTCGAACTGTTTGCCTTGGTGCAAATTGGGCGCGGATTGTGGGGGGAACTTGGAGCGGACCAACTGGCCCGTCACGAACGTCTGCTCGCCAATATTGCCAAACGCGAATCCCAGGCTGCAGATCTGGCAGCCGCAGGCGATGCCGCCGGCGCCGAGGCCAAGTTAAAGATTGCCAATAATCTGAAAGGTGCGGCGGACAAAGCGCTTCAGGCCGCCAACGATGCAGCCAGCGAAACTGTATTCATTCTGATTTCCGGGTTGGTGTTGCTCGCACTGGTCAAGCTGGCCGAAGGGTTTTATGCCAATTACGCCTATGAAGCGCAGTATCTGCGTTGGCGGGCCACGCAGAATGAACAAAGTGGGCTCAAACGGTCCGGCGTTGTCTTTGGCCTGATCGGGATTATGGCCATCTGGCCTCTGACCCTGATCCGGTTCACTGTCGCCAAACCTGACGACATGGTCGCCAACCTGACCGGAGGGATCTTGGGGGATCGGATTCCGATCACTGAATTTCCGGTAGGCAGGGAATATTTCGCCTATCTTTCAAAGAAAGGCGACGCGGGATTTGACTGGTTGGCCAATAATTTTGGCGATGTTTTTGACGGGGTGACCGCGGCCATTCGCTGGGTGCTGGATGGGCTGGAAGTCCTGCTGATCCAGACTCCCTGGCCGGTGGTGATGTTTGTCACCGTGGTGATGGCGCTGCGTCTGGCCGGGCCGCGTGTGGCGATCTTTACCGCTGCTTCGCTGGCTTATCTGGCCTTTATGGGCCTGTGGGAGCTGGCGATGATCACCGTGGCGCTAATCGGCGCAGGGGCCTTTTTGTGCGTGGTGATCGGTATCCCGTTGGGCATCTGGTTTGGCAAATCAAAACGCGCGTACGCGTTTGCCGAACCGGTGTTGGATTTCATGCAAACCATGCCCGCCTTTGTCTATCTGATCCCGATCATTGCCTTCTTTGGCACTGGTAAGCCACCCGGGGTCCTGGCCACGTTGGTCTTTGCCATGCCACCGGTGATCAGGCTGACCGCGTTGGGAATGCGTGGTGTGCCCGAAACAACCAAAGAGGCTGCTATCGCGTTTGGATGCTCAAAACGGCAACTGCTGTTCAATGTGGAACTGCCATTGGCGCTGCCGTCGATCATGACCGGCATCAATCAGACCATCCTGATGTCATTGTCTATGGTTGTGATTGCCTCGCTGATTGGTGCCGAAGGGCTGGGTGCTCTGATCCTGGAAGCCTTGCAATACGCTGCCAAAGGGCAGGGTCTGTTGGGCGGGCTCGCCATCCTGTTCTGCGCCATGGTCATCGATCGGATCGCCCAAGGCATGTACCGCCGCAAGGTCGGTGGCGGCAGCTAA
- a CDS encoding glycine betaine/L-proline ABC transporter ATP-binding protein, whose product MTEDVITLDGVWKIFGTNADAAMAAIRDRGLGKPEVLKEFGCVVGIADVSFSVKRGEIFCVMGLSGSGKSTMVRHLNRLIEPTAGQISVMGNDMMALSDAGLRDMRANNIGMVFQHMALLPHRTVRDNVGFPLQVRGEPKSRRWEVSQKCLERVNLTGYEDRFPNELSGGMQQRVGLARALASDPDVLLMDEPFSALDPLIRRQLQDQFMALSAELHKTTVFITHDLDEAIRIGNRIAIMKDGRIIQIGTPEEIVTQPADDYVRDFVDGISKLKLVFAHSIMVPISEYTPTRPVNFEESPRTHHGTDLDHLIDIATTTENVIIITGDDGADIGVVDRATLLKGIQGGKA is encoded by the coding sequence ATGACAGAAGATGTAATCACGCTAGACGGAGTCTGGAAGATATTCGGCACGAATGCTGATGCGGCTATGGCTGCTATCCGTGACCGTGGGCTGGGAAAACCCGAAGTGTTGAAGGAGTTCGGATGTGTCGTCGGCATTGCCGATGTGTCTTTTTCAGTGAAACGGGGGGAAATCTTTTGTGTGATGGGGCTGTCCGGGTCGGGCAAGTCCACCATGGTGCGCCACCTCAACCGGCTGATCGAACCCACCGCTGGCCAGATCAGCGTGATGGGTAACGACATGATGGCGTTGTCGGATGCGGGGTTGCGCGACATGCGGGCCAATAATATCGGTATGGTGTTCCAGCATATGGCACTGCTGCCGCACCGCACTGTGCGTGACAACGTGGGATTTCCACTTCAGGTGCGCGGAGAGCCCAAGTCGCGGCGTTGGGAAGTGTCTCAAAAATGTCTGGAGCGGGTGAATCTGACCGGCTATGAAGACCGGTTTCCCAACGAATTGTCAGGCGGAATGCAGCAGCGGGTCGGGTTGGCCCGGGCGCTTGCTTCGGACCCGGATGTGTTGCTGATGGACGAGCCATTCTCTGCGCTTGACCCGCTGATCCGACGGCAGTTGCAGGATCAGTTCATGGCGCTGTCGGCCGAGCTGCACAAGACCACGGTCTTTATCACCCACGATCTGGACGAAGCGATCCGTATCGGAAACCGTATAGCCATCATGAAAGATGGTCGTATCATACAGATCGGCACACCCGAAGAGATCGTAACCCAGCCAGCCGATGATTATGTGCGGGACTTTGTTGACGGAATATCCAAGCTGAAATTGGTTTTTGCCCATTCGATCATGGTGCCGATCAGCGAATACACTCCCACCCGGCCGGTGAATTTCGAAGAAAGTCCGCGAACCCATCACGGCACCGATCTGGACCATTTGATCGACATCGCGACCACCACTGAAAACGTAATTATCATTACCGGAGACGATGGGGCCGATATCGGCGTGGTTGATCGCGCCACGCTGCTCAAAGGTATTCAGGGAGGCAAGGCATGA
- a CDS encoding amino acid-binding protein gives MKTWKTLTVATLAASLGTATLAADVVIGVPNWASVRGTAHILKVALEDNLGLEVELQNGTNPIIFEAMDSGAMHVHPEVWLPNQQNLHDTFVTDKGSVALNPNAVLSDQQICVTKDTQERTGISALSDLTDPDMAANFDTDGDGRGEIWIGGAGWASTNVEKIRAKSYGYAETMNLMEMDEALALAQVDNAVAQGENIVFYCYTPHHMFSLYDLVPLTEPAYDAAQWKISQPTDDPNWLENSTAPTAWDAAKLHVFYSATLNDSQPEAAAMLSQVKLTTEQVNVIVYELSVNGIDPAEYARKWVNENGDLVDSWFN, from the coding sequence ATGAAAACCTGGAAAACACTGACGGTGGCGACCCTGGCGGCGTCTCTTGGTACTGCAACACTCGCCGCTGACGTTGTCATCGGCGTGCCCAACTGGGCTTCGGTCCGTGGTACCGCGCATATTCTGAAGGTGGCACTGGAAGATAACCTGGGGCTCGAAGTCGAGTTGCAGAATGGAACCAACCCGATCATTTTCGAAGCAATGGATTCCGGCGCGATGCATGTGCATCCCGAGGTCTGGTTGCCCAACCAGCAGAACCTGCATGACACCTTTGTCACTGACAAGGGTAGCGTCGCCCTGAACCCCAATGCGGTTCTGTCGGATCAGCAGATCTGTGTGACCAAGGACACGCAGGAACGGACAGGGATCTCGGCTCTCTCTGATTTGACGGATCCGGATATGGCGGCAAATTTCGACACCGATGGCGACGGCCGGGGCGAAATCTGGATTGGCGGCGCCGGTTGGGCATCGACCAATGTCGAAAAGATCCGCGCCAAATCCTACGGCTACGCCGAGACCATGAACCTGATGGAAATGGACGAAGCCCTGGCGTTGGCCCAGGTCGACAATGCCGTGGCGCAGGGCGAAAATATCGTGTTCTATTGCTACACGCCGCACCATATGTTTTCGCTTTACGATTTGGTGCCGTTGACCGAACCTGCTTATGATGCAGCGCAGTGGAAGATCAGCCAGCCCACGGATGACCCGAATTGGTTGGAGAACTCGACTGCACCAACCGCATGGGACGCAGCCAAGTTGCACGTGTTTTATTCGGCAACGCTGAATGACTCCCAACCCGAAGCGGCGGCCATGCTGTCCCAGGTCAAGCTGACCACGGAACAAGTCAATGTCATCGTCTACGAACTGTCGGTCAATGGTATCGACCCGGCGGAATACGCGCGCAAGTGGGTCAATGAAAATGGCGACCTGGTTGATTCCTGGTTCAACTGA
- a CDS encoding Zn-dependent hydrolase encodes MISDVRINGDRLWQSLMDMAQIGALSNGGCGRLTLTDDDQIARDLFTQWCEEAGCTVTFDRLGNMFARRPGRNPDLLPIALGSHLDTQPHGGKFDGVYGVLAGLEVVRSLNDHGIETDAAIEVVNWTNEEGARFAPAMLCSGVYSGLFDLEFALTRVDKDGLCLKEELDRIGYAGKEPCGAHDLGAFLEAHIEQGPVLERHDEIIGVVAGGQGQRWYDVVVLGCDAHSGSTPMSGRRDALIAAARIIAAVQTIALDHGPEGVGTVGELHVCPNSRNTIPGEVRFSIDFRHPDDNALSAMDEAIHAVADAERDAEVQLDMIWHNPPVHFDSRCVEAIETATRALGYPHRRMISGAGHDACQVARKVPTAMVFVPCKDGLSHNEAEWAEPDHLAAGCNVLFQAALTLSTHSALVPERPA; translated from the coding sequence ATGATTTCTGACGTGCGCATCAACGGTGATCGCCTGTGGCAAAGCCTGATGGACATGGCGCAGATCGGTGCCCTGTCAAACGGGGGGTGCGGGCGGTTGACATTGACCGATGACGACCAGATTGCCCGTGACCTCTTCACCCAGTGGTGTGAAGAGGCCGGGTGTACGGTCACCTTTGACCGTTTGGGGAATATGTTTGCGCGCCGTCCGGGCCGCAATCCTGACCTGTTGCCGATTGCCTTGGGCAGCCATTTGGACACCCAGCCACATGGCGGCAAGTTCGACGGGGTTTACGGAGTATTGGCCGGACTCGAGGTCGTTCGAAGCCTGAATGACCATGGTATCGAGACCGATGCCGCAATCGAGGTGGTGAACTGGACCAACGAGGAAGGTGCGCGGTTTGCGCCGGCAATGTTATGTTCGGGTGTCTATTCCGGTCTATTTGATCTGGAATTTGCGCTGACACGTGTGGATAAGGATGGGCTGTGCCTGAAGGAGGAACTGGACCGGATCGGTTATGCCGGGAAAGAGCCGTGCGGAGCCCACGATCTGGGCGCTTTTCTGGAAGCGCATATCGAACAGGGCCCGGTATTGGAGCGTCATGACGAGATCATTGGCGTGGTTGCAGGTGGACAGGGTCAACGTTGGTACGACGTCGTGGTGCTTGGGTGCGATGCGCATTCGGGTTCCACCCCCATGTCGGGCCGGCGCGACGCGCTCATCGCGGCGGCCCGGATCATCGCGGCCGTCCAAACCATCGCGCTGGATCATGGTCCCGAGGGGGTCGGCACGGTGGGCGAACTGCACGTTTGCCCCAATTCGCGCAATACCATCCCCGGAGAGGTTCGGTTCAGCATCGATTTCCGTCACCCAGATGACAATGCGCTAAGCGCAATGGACGAAGCTATCCATGCTGTGGCTGATGCGGAACGCGATGCAGAGGTGCAATTGGACATGATCTGGCACAACCCGCCGGTTCACTTTGATTCCCGTTGTGTTGAAGCCATTGAAACCGCAACTCGGGCCTTGGGATATCCGCATCGGCGGATGATCTCGGGCGCGGGGCATGATGCGTGTCAGGTTGCGCGCAAAGTGCCGACCGCCATGGTGTTCGTCCCGTGCAAGGATGGGCTCAGCCATAACGAGGCCGAATGGGCCGAGCCAGATCACCTGGCTGCCGGTTGCAATGTCCTGTTCCAGGCAGCGCTGACGCTGTCTACCCATTCCGCCCTGGTCCCGGAGCGACCGGCCTAG
- a CDS encoding amidinotransferase, with product MTSHGGVSQRWGIDNDYAKLTDVLLGKPEYFKWVEAGPLIGRTLANAEKTGHKFDLQLAMKQHSEMVSIYEENGVTCHYLDSDEVLHRNFFARDSSAMTPWGALICHMQLKCRRADYVTAIKFYQENNIPIWNFATAGHFEGGDFNIIEPGRVLIGYCGERSEQEGSEQVADFVRSEGWEAVVAPISREFVHMDGLIVPLADKLAVACIDAMEPWLVDIVKGWGIEIVDVDYREAKNLGVNLVALGDNKVLSMAGATDLNAKMRALGFEVYDPDMSMFTLGGGGVHCLSQALHREAA from the coding sequence ATGACATCACACGGCGGGGTTTCGCAGCGTTGGGGCATTGACAACGACTATGCCAAGTTGACTGACGTTTTGCTGGGCAAGCCCGAGTATTTCAAATGGGTCGAAGCCGGTCCGTTGATCGGGCGAACCCTTGCCAACGCCGAAAAGACCGGACACAAATTTGATCTGCAACTGGCGATGAAACAGCATTCGGAAATGGTGTCGATCTACGAAGAGAACGGCGTCACCTGCCATTATCTGGATAGCGACGAGGTGCTGCACCGCAATTTCTTTGCACGAGACAGTTCGGCGATGACCCCATGGGGAGCATTGATCTGTCATATGCAGCTGAAATGCCGTCGCGCTGATTACGTAACAGCGATCAAATTCTATCAGGAAAACAACATCCCGATCTGGAATTTCGCTACGGCTGGTCATTTCGAAGGCGGTGATTTCAACATCATTGAACCGGGGCGGGTACTGATCGGATATTGCGGTGAACGTTCGGAACAGGAAGGCTCTGAACAGGTTGCTGATTTTGTCCGGTCCGAAGGGTGGGAGGCTGTGGTTGCTCCTATCAGCCGTGAGTTCGTACACATGGACGGGCTGATCGTACCACTGGCGGACAAACTGGCCGTTGCCTGCATTGATGCAATGGAGCCCTGGCTGGTGGATATCGTCAAAGGTTGGGGCATCGAGATTGTCGATGTGGACTATCGCGAAGCCAAGAACCTGGGCGTGAATCTCGTTGCTCTGGGCGACAACAAAGTGCTGTCCATGGCCGGGGCCACTGACCTGAATGCCAAGATGCGGGCGCTGGGATTCGAGGTTTATGATCCTGACATGTCGATGTTCACCCTTGGCGGTGGCGGCGTACATTGCCTGTCTCAGGCGCTTCACCGCGAGGCGGCATGA
- a CDS encoding LysR family transcriptional regulator has product MLPPSFSKADLHLLHVFSAVVDARGFSAAQISLNVSASTISRQITDLETRLGMRLCQRGRKGFRLTDKGEIVYAASRKLFAALDQFGETVDGTRGKLVGRLSVAAIDNWVFNDEAPILGALGELTRIAPDVSIEIHSLAPDEIEIAVQDGQIAVGVGVFHKHKPGLIYELLGVEKIGLYCGIDHPLFQADTPQDVQRLLPQANFCKRAYLNEDVVAPVSRGLKSNASAHQIEGVAMLVLTGRYVGYLPESFADIWVRDGRLRTVGAGAYDLKSEIKMVRKRGEEPNLVCKTFIKLLKDAAQTSTHMTP; this is encoded by the coding sequence ATGCTTCCTCCGTCTTTTTCCAAAGCCGACCTTCACCTGCTGCACGTCTTTTCCGCAGTCGTGGACGCACGCGGGTTTTCGGCGGCCCAGATTTCGCTGAACGTGTCTGCGTCGACCATTTCCCGCCAGATCACCGATTTGGAAACCCGATTGGGCATGCGGCTATGTCAACGTGGGCGAAAAGGGTTTCGGCTGACGGACAAGGGGGAAATCGTCTATGCCGCATCCCGCAAGCTGTTTGCTGCCCTGGATCAATTCGGGGAAACCGTGGATGGCACACGGGGCAAACTGGTTGGGCGGTTGTCTGTCGCTGCGATTGACAATTGGGTGTTCAACGACGAGGCGCCGATCTTGGGGGCCTTGGGCGAACTGACCCGCATTGCTCCCGATGTTTCCATCGAAATCCACTCACTGGCCCCGGACGAGATCGAAATCGCGGTGCAGGACGGACAGATTGCCGTGGGCGTCGGCGTGTTTCACAAACACAAACCCGGATTGATTTACGAATTGTTGGGTGTGGAGAAAATCGGCCTCTATTGTGGCATCGACCACCCCTTGTTCCAGGCGGACACGCCCCAAGACGTGCAAAGATTGCTGCCACAGGCCAATTTCTGCAAACGCGCATACCTGAACGAAGATGTCGTTGCACCTGTATCCAGAGGATTGAAATCGAATGCCAGCGCGCATCAGATCGAAGGTGTTGCGATGCTGGTACTGACGGGGCGCTATGTCGGCTATCTCCCCGAAAGCTTTGCTGATATTTGGGTACGTGACGGTCGATTGCGGACCGTCGGAGCAGGTGCCTACGATTTGAAGTCAGAAATCAAGATGGTTCGCAAACGCGGAGAAGAGCCCAACCTGGTGTGTAAAACGTTCATCAAGTTGTTAAAGGATGCCGCCCAGACGAGCACACATATGACGCCTTGA
- a CDS encoding alpha/beta hydrolase, with amino-acid sequence MERPKRLPPDPTTEFAVVEPTVYKSENSFISEINRELAKKPPKDRNLMLFVHGYNNTASDSILRIAQFVEDTGFNGVPVLFSWASAAKVSHYVYDLNSALAARPLLLEASGILQRTNAQGFDVFAHSMGGMLMLEAIVHAELSGKYNIGGRLGNVMLASPDIDLDVFESQLASLDPKERNFTIFVANDDKALKFSRWISGGVPRVGAAHTEALAELGVTVIDLSQVDDSSSGTHSKFAGSPEVVQVIGNSLKADNYQSGKSQLVLLEILGSSAVLTVLQ; translated from the coding sequence ATCGAACGGCCCAAGCGCCTGCCACCAGATCCAACGACCGAATTCGCAGTCGTCGAGCCGACAGTGTACAAATCTGAGAACAGTTTTATTTCCGAAATCAATCGCGAGTTGGCCAAGAAACCTCCAAAAGACCGGAACCTGATGCTGTTCGTGCATGGTTACAACAACACGGCCAGTGACTCGATTCTCAGGATCGCCCAATTTGTCGAGGACACCGGCTTTAACGGCGTGCCTGTATTGTTTTCCTGGGCCTCGGCCGCCAAGGTTTCGCATTATGTTTACGATCTGAATAGTGCCCTGGCGGCACGTCCCTTGTTGTTGGAGGCCTCGGGTATTTTACAGCGAACAAATGCCCAGGGGTTCGACGTATTCGCTCATTCAATGGGAGGGATGCTGATGCTCGAGGCAATCGTACATGCCGAGCTTTCCGGTAAATACAACATCGGAGGCCGTTTGGGGAACGTCATGTTGGCGTCACCGGACATCGATCTTGATGTGTTCGAGTCGCAGCTGGCTTCTCTGGACCCAAAAGAACGGAATTTTACGATCTTTGTCGCGAATGACGACAAGGCGCTAAAGTTCTCGCGCTGGATTTCAGGAGGGGTGCCCCGGGTCGGCGCAGCTCATACTGAGGCCTTGGCGGAATTGGGAGTGACCGTAATAGATTTGAGCCAGGTCGATGATTCATCCTCTGGCACGCACTCCAAGTTTGCCGGCTCGCCCGAAGTCGTCCAGGTTATTGGAAACAGTCTCAAGGCTGACAATTACCAAAGCGGCAAGTCACAGCTGGTATTGCTGGAAATCCTGGGGTCAAGCGCTGTCCTGACTGTATTGCAGTAA
- a CDS encoding DUF4105 domain-containing protein — MIRLLRVFGIVAVVLGLALVGVWGGLAIWFRAPLPEVARLVVSGFWGLGSVATMIAYFGPFRWRTMGLFALFFAGLVVWWNTLQPPETGNWATDVSRQVTGDIDENILTLTNVREFEWRTNTDFTEQWTTRTYDLDRLTSVDMFLSYWAGPEMAHFILSFGFSDGQFLAWSVEVRREVDGGFSPVADFFKENTLVIVAASEQDVVGVRSNVRGEDVQLFRLNARPEQARALLEEYVSEANALARVPQWYNSVTTNCTTVVFKMMKAIGNGYRFDWRIIANGYLPDYGYDQGALNTTIPLGDLRALGRIAPRALAIGLNPQFSNAIRLGVPTPN; from the coding sequence ATGATACGCCTTTTGCGGGTTTTTGGAATTGTCGCTGTCGTTTTGGGTCTGGCTCTTGTTGGGGTTTGGGGTGGTTTGGCCATTTGGTTCAGGGCTCCACTGCCGGAGGTGGCGCGACTTGTCGTGAGCGGGTTTTGGGGCCTGGGCAGCGTGGCGACGATGATTGCCTATTTCGGGCCGTTCAGGTGGCGGACGATGGGGCTGTTTGCGTTGTTTTTTGCGGGGCTAGTGGTTTGGTGGAATACGCTTCAGCCACCTGAAACAGGAAATTGGGCGACCGATGTTTCACGCCAGGTGACTGGGGACATTGACGAGAACATCCTGACTCTAACCAACGTTCGGGAATTTGAATGGCGTACAAATACAGATTTCACCGAGCAGTGGACCACCCGAACCTATGATCTGGACCGACTAACATCGGTTGATATGTTTCTCTCCTATTGGGCCGGGCCGGAGATGGCGCATTTCATTCTGAGTTTTGGGTTCTCGGACGGACAGTTTCTGGCCTGGTCAGTGGAAGTACGTCGTGAAGTCGATGGTGGGTTTTCTCCCGTGGCTGACTTTTTCAAGGAAAATACCTTGGTCATTGTGGCGGCATCGGAACAGGACGTTGTTGGGGTGCGCTCCAACGTGCGCGGCGAAGATGTACAGCTATTTCGATTGAATGCACGTCCGGAACAGGCCCGCGCCTTGCTCGAGGAATATGTGTCAGAGGCTAACGCGCTGGCCCGGGTGCCGCAGTGGTATAACTCGGTGACCACCAATTGCACGACAGTTGTGTTCAAAATGATGAAAGCAATCGGGAATGGGTACCGATTTGACTGGCGTATTATCGCAAACGGATATCTTCCGGATTACGGGTATGATCAAGGTGCTTTGAACACCACAATCCCCTTGGGGGATCTCAGAGCGTTGGGTCGGATAGCACCCCGAGCTTTGGCAATTGGATTGAACCCTCAGTTTTCCAACGCAATTCGGCTGGGTGTTCCGACGCCAAATTAA